The Penaeus chinensis breed Huanghai No. 1 chromosome 6, ASM1920278v2, whole genome shotgun sequence genomic interval aggaggaggactcGTTCGTCGGCCGCGTGAAAAGGGGTTGGCGTTATATCAGGGTGAGTCTCGTCCAAACATCGGTGTATTTGTTGTCGTtaaatttacttttttacttattaagttttttttttttacatttggttGATCTGCTGTgattctctgcttttcttttgtttcctgtcTAAGTCTGTCCATGTTTTTATAACCATTCAacacttattattttttattttttacagatGGGTACAATGATGCCTGACTATACTAGATTGAGAGACCGACCACTTGCCCCTTCAGGTGGCAAAGCCGTAAGTTCAGACTTATGTCATCTTACATTTCAGTATTTCCAcgtgaacagatatatatatatatatatatatatatatatatatatatatatatatatatatatatatatatatacataatatatatatacataatatatatatatatattgatagagaggtagataaacacacacacacacacatggccacTTACATATGCTTATTTGtgctaattttgataatattctCCCCTTACTCTTACCTGATGATTTAGAAACTGAGTGTTAATTTTCACAGGAGTTGCCATCCTATATATGTAGCTCTTTATTGCATAAAAATTCATGAAATACTTTCCAGCTACGATTAGCAGCCCTGAACACGCCCCTCGATGGCAACATGGGCGGTCTCCGGCGTGCGGACCGACGATGCTTCAGGCAGTCACGACAAGCGGGTCTTCGCGGTACGTTCAGGGCCCTCCTCACCTCGAACACACAGGACCTGAACTCCATCGTGCGTCGCCAGGACAGGCATCTCCCCATCATCAATCTCCAGGTTTGCATCTACATTATTATGTGTTTACATCTGTGAAATCAAATTATGCCATAGTGTATGGATCATAATACAGCATCATACATTTCATTACTCAAGACTACGCCAGATTATGTAGTTGTGCTTCCTACCGCAGGATGAGAAACTGTTCGAAAGCTGGGACAGCATCTTTAGCGGGACTCAGGCCATCTTCGCCAAAAGGCCCAGTCTCATCAGCTTCGGTGGAGACAACGTGATGGAAAACTTTATTTGGTAAACATTCACATCTCTATGTATTTCATTTGTAGCTTTGGCCCATAAATTAAAAGGTGACATTTATCACTGAACATTTATACCTTACAGACCTAAATTTCTGGAAACAAATGACATTAGAAATTGATTTCCTGCAGGCCGTCGAAGCACGTCTGGCACGGATCCGGGGTGACGGGGAATAGGTCCGCGATTGCCTGCGACGGATGGACGAGCAACGACAGGAGAAACCGAGGCCTGACGTCTTCGCTCGAGTTGTACAGACTTCTCGGACAGCACACCCATTCTTGCGAGAGACAGCTAGTCGTGTTGTGCATTGAAGTTACCAGTGAACGTTAGacgttgttagcattattgttatcattaatataattaatttaacaTTACTTGCCAAGTGCCCTACCGTGTGACGTCGAAAGTAGCTCAGGTCTGCCTTGACATTGTTAGTTGTTTTTTAGTTGTGTATCCTTTATAcagtagaaaaaaaactaaaagcacAGTGTAAAAAGAGGTCCAGTCATTGCATAAATGTATCACGCAAAGGATCGGTGGCTTTCATCGTTGTTTACCTTAAATAGTACAAATTGTTTTCGAGTACAAAAGACCAGTGTCTAATGGTAAACTTGGAAGAACACTGTGATACCCGAcccatttacctttttcttgCTCGACCAAAACCTCAACCGTAACCCCACCTTCAGCtgtttgttactaatatcattatgattattatcactgatatcgttgttatcattattactattaccattattattgttacttctcattattagttatcagtaataatattaatattattattattattattactatcattgttataattgtcattattattattattattatcattattattattattattatttctattatcagtattattattatcattgttattattatcattatcattattattattattatcattattatcattattattattattaccatt includes:
- the LOC125026479 gene encoding collagen alpha-1(XV) chain-like, producing MHQLRPSGEPPLLRGRLRLGIPPADTTQTEDDILCIDEPVTFRNGLALQQVTPAPSPGTLVYLEEEDSFVGRVKRGWRYIRMGTMMPDYTRLRDRPLAPSGGKALRLAALNTPLDGNMGGLRRADRRCFRQSRQAGLRGTFRALLTSNTQDLNSIVRRQDRHLPIINLQDEKLFESWDSIFSGTQAIFAKRPSLISFGGDNVMENFIWPSKHVWHGSGVTGNRSAIACDGWTSNDRRNRGLTSSLELYRLLGQHTHSCERQLVVLCIEVTSER